A genomic segment from Colletotrichum higginsianum IMI 349063 chromosome 5, whole genome shotgun sequence encodes:
- a CDS encoding Glutamine synthetase, protein MAPSNDTITVESLPELLRDDNKVKLAGIDVDGMLRGKLVSKSKFLSVAKSGFGFCSVIFGWDMHDMTYIKELKISNADNGYHDLIAVPDLSSFRRIPWENNVPFFLVSFHDPDTQEPICACPRGLLKTALEKLQAKGYGAMAGAEYEFYQFKAPARSAESTSSTAGYLQENPPQALPSLTEGMFGYSLTRTVHNNDYFYDIFETCSKFKCDIEGWHTESGPGVFEAALEFGEIQQMADRASLFKYVVKSVATKYGITPCFMAKPKQGLPGNSGHMHVSIVDKEGKNLFARETKDENPPYPDVAGLSDLGRHFLAGLLEGLPDVMPLLAPTVNSYKRLVENFWAPVTVSWGLEHRAASIRLIAPPTAKPGATRFEVRVPGADTNPSFVLAAILALGWRGVEKKLEIPVPPLGKGQDVGGSGDKGIRLAKSLREANDRFTRKESIAREVFGDDFVDHFGGTRDHEIRLWDEAVTDWEVKRYIETV, encoded by the exons ATGGCGCCGTCCAACGACACCATCACTGTCGAGTCGCTCCCGGAGCTTCTCCGGGACGATAATAAGGTGAAGCTGGCTGGtatcgacgtcgacggcatgCTGCGCGGCAAACTCGTCTCCAAGAGCAAGTTCCTGTCCGTCGCCAAGTCGGGCTTTGGCTTCTGCTCCGTCATCTTTGGTTGGGACATGCACGACATGACGTACatcaaggagctcaagattaGCAACGCCGACAACGGCTACCACGATCTAATCGCCGTTCCCGATCTCTCCAGTTTCCGTCGCATCCCGTGGGAGAACAATGTGCCCTTCTTTCTCGTCAGCTTCCACGACCCGGATACTCAGGAGCCCATCTGCGCGTGCCCCCGTGGCCTGTTGAAGACCGCCCTGGAGAAGTTGCAGGCCAAGGGCTACGGCGCCATGGCTGGTG CCGAGTACGAGTTCTACCAGTTCAAGGCGCCTGCCCGCTCCGCCGAATCCACGAGCTCCACGGCCGGATACCTGCAAGAGAACCCTCCTCAAGCGCTGCCGTCTCTCACCGAGGGCATGTTTGGTTACAGCTTAACGCGGACCGTCCACAACAACGACTATTTTTACGACATCTTTGAGACGTGCTCCAAATTCAAATGTGACATCGAGGGCTGGCATACCGAGAGTGGCCCAGGCGTCTtcgaggcggcgctcgagTTTGGGGAGATCCAGCAGATGGCTGATAGGGCCAGTCTGTTCAA GTATGTCGTCAAGTCGGTCGCGACAAAATACGGAATCACCCCGTGCTTCATGGCCAAGCCAAAGCAGGGCTTGCCCGGGAACAGCGGACACATGCACGTCTCcatcgtcgacaaggagggTAAGAACCTCTTTGCTCGCGAGACCAAGGATGAGAACCCCCCATACCCGGACGTTGCTGGACTATCGGACCTGGGCCGTCACTTCCTGGCTGGTCTGCTCGAGGGTCTCCCCGACGTCATGCCTCTGCTGGCGCCCACAGTCAACTCGTACAAGCGCCTGGTTGAGAACTTTTGGGCACCTGTCACTGTTTCGTGGGGTTTGGAGCATAGAGCCGCGTCGATACGCCTTATTGCGCCCCCCACGGCGAAGCCGGGCGCAACTCGCTTTGAGGTCCGTGTTCCCGGTGCGGACACGAACCCTTCTTTTGTGCTCGCAGCAATTCTTGCTCTGGGCTGGCGAGGTGTTGAGAAGAAATTGGAAATCCCTGTTCCGCCTCTGGGCAAGGGTCAAGAtgtgggcggcagcggcgacaAGGGTATCAGGCTTGCGAAGAGTCTGCGCGAAGCAAACGACCGATTTACGCGAAAGGAGAGCATTGCGAGAGAAGTGTTCGGGGACGACTTCGTCGACCACTTTGGTGGAACAAGAGATCATGAGATCCGCCTTTGGGACGAGGCTGTGACGGACTG GGAAGTGAAGCGATATATCGAGACGGTGTAA